The DNA sequence TTATCCTCCTCATCTTGTTTTCTGACAATAACACTCTCAACTTGAGCAATGAATTTATCAATCCATATAATTAAAGTATTAGAATATTTTTTAAGCTCGTATTCTTGTACAATAATCTTAATCAAAGAAACTATTTCTTCTTGTTTTTGAATGGGAATAATATCGTTTGATTTATTATTCCCCACAATAGCAACTATTTTTCTGTTGTTGATTTGACTGGCTAAACCTTGAAATTCATGAGTTAGTAATAGAGGAAAGTCTTTTTCTACAGTCATTTTTTCCGTCACGGTGACAATTAACTCATCACAACGACTATAAGGTAAACTGGCGTTTGATTTTTTTTCTCCCGTAAAAACTTGGTTAATATTTGTTTTCCGCCACAACCAGACAAAAGGAAGTAAGATGTCTTGTAATCCCCCTTTTATGACATAACCCCATTCTCGAAATTTTGTATTAATTTGACTGTTAATCTTGATATAATTACGATTAACAAAGTTCAACAAACGGCTTTTATAGGGCTTAGGAGAAGTCGGGGGAAAAGACATATTTATATTTATTTGTCAAGAAAAATGTGAGTGAGATTTTCAATAGTTGAATGAAACTATCAAATAATAATTATTGTTAATGCTCAATTGTTAATTGTCAATTTTTACCTTAATGTCTAATTAGTCAAAGTGATAGGAAAAAGGATAAGTGCTTCTACAATAACTTAATGTGTTGAAAAATTTTTTATAAATATCTCATCATGAGTGACATCGATAATTTAAAAATAGAATTAAACAAAACAAAAATAGCTTATCAAGAAGCTCTACAAAATAGTCGTTTAAAAGCAGGATTTATGGGAAGAATTGCCCATGAGATTCGATCGCCTCTTAGTAGTTTAATGGGATTACACCAGTTAATTATTAATGATTTGTGTGAAAGTAGAGAAGAAGAAAGAGAATTTATAGTTGAAGCCTATCAATATGCAAAAAAATTAATGGCTATAATTGATCAATTTGTTGAAGTTTCAAAACTAGAAATAGGAAGAATAAATCCAGAAATAGAAATAGTTAATTTATCGGAATTGTTATCAGATATTCACTCTCTAATTTACTTAGAAGCGGCGAACAAAAATTTAAAAATAAAATTAGAAATGACGGAAAATAGTCAAGATTTAATTGTGAAAACGGATAGAGGAAAATTAATTAATATTATCTTTTTGCTATTAGAAATTATCATTGATTACAGCGAAATGGGAGAAATTTTACTAAGCGCTTCTAAAAATAATGAGGGTGTAAATATTAATATTAACTTCCCTTGTAAATCTTTTAACATGAGTGAGAATATTGATTTATTAAAATCCCCCATAGAAGAATTAAAACAACTTAATAAGTTACCTCAACTATCCAATGGCATGAAATTGATGTTAACAGAAAACGTTTTAAACATTCTTGGAGGATATTCAACCCTTAAACAAATTCAGGAAACAGAAACTACACAATGGCAGTTATTTCTTCCGACTGAGATTGTTTAACTAATTCATTAGGAGTTGGATAGCGATTATATAAAACCATTGTTGTTGTGGAATTCTCCTGAAAACCTATTTTTTGATAGAATTTCTGCTGGTGAGTAGTGGTTAAATAAACTCTTTCAACTCGGTTTAATAAAGGATGACTAATAATTGTTTCCACTAACTTTCTGCCTAAACCTAACCCTTGATAGTCAGGATGAATCACCACATCCCAAATCGTAGCGCGATAAATACCGTCAGAAGTCGCTCTTGCACTACCTATTAATCGTTGCCTATCCCAAACAGAAACCACTGGATTACTATGAGTAATTGCAATTTCAATGTCGCTAAGAGAGCGATTTTTTGCCCAAAATGCCGTCACCTTATATAAATCTTGTAATTGCACTAAATCTATTTTTGTTTTATCTGTACAAAATTCAATATGGCTACAATTCATTCAAATATACTCCTTTGTTTCAGTTTCGGGGATAAGACTTCTTTTGTGTATGGCAAATAAATATCTGAGTAATTAATCAATGTTAAACTATTCTTGATAACTATTTTCTTCTTCAGCATTAATTTTTAAATAAGAAACAAGAAATCCGAGACATATTTCATTAGCGAAATCAAATTTTTCTCGAAACTATTTTTAGTCAACAAAAACTATGATAAATTTCAAACAATCAGTAAAATATGATTCTGATTATTTAGTATTTAAGGATAATAATTATCGTGTTTCCAAGAATTAAATAAATAATAATTATTCAAAAGTATTCAGGTTAAAAAAACTGTAAGTTAATTTTGTATCAATGATAGCAAAAAATATTTTTTCATAGGTACGGAAACAATTAAAATATCTGGATAACTTGACACTATCATCAAATTTAGGACAGAGGTATCAAGAATTAAAAATGAGGGGTTAATTATTCTTCGTTTTTCCTCTGCCCCTTGCCTTTTGTCTTTTACACCTCGCCTATCTTTGATTTGATTGACAACTAATTAATGCTTTAACTTCAATTATCTGTATTCAATTCTAAGCAATAACCAGCACCATAAACAGTTTTAATATAACGAGGCTTACGAGGATCTGGTTCTAGTTTAGTGCGTAAATGACGAACGTGTACTCTGATAGTTTCTATATCGTCATCTGGATCGTAACCCCATACCTCTTTAAGAATATCACTGGGGGGAACTGTTTGCCCATGACGTTGTAGTAAGCAGTGTAATAACTCAAACTCTAAATGAGTTAGTTTAATTGTCTTCTCGAACCAAATAGCCTCAAATCTTTCTGGAACTAAGGTTAAAGGACCATAACTCAGAATTTCTGAGTGTTTAGCGACAGGAGAGGTTCTTTCACTTCTTCTCAGTAAGGCTTTTACCCGTGCCAACATTTCTTCTACTTCAAAAGGTTTCGTAAGGTAATCATCTGCACCAGCGTTAAAACCATCCACTTTATCTTGAGTTTGCCCTAAAGCAGTTAACATTAAAACAGGTATATTTGCTGTTCTTTCGTCTCGTCTTAATCTTTGACAGACTGTTAAACCGTCCACTTTTGGTAACATGAGGTCTAACATAATTAAATCTGGTTGCATTTGTAAGGCGAGAGCTTGTCCTTTTATGCCATCTTCAGCTTGGGCGGTTGTATAACCTGCCATTTCTAAGTTTATGGAGACTAATTCAGTGATCGCTGGATCATCGTCAATTACGAGTATTCGAGACATTATTCAGTTGCCTATGATGGTTTATTAATGGTTTGTTAAAAAAATTGCAGTTTTAAATAGGATTATTAAAATTTACTTACTGATTATAAGCAATATTATTAATTATGAATAATTTTTATTTACCTTTTGTAACTTAGAACTCTTTTGGGCATTGAGGATTAGTCTTTTTATAATTGGTGTTGAATTGTGGAGTAAATTTTGGTGGAGAGTTACTATTTCTGGATTAGAAGTTAAAGCTCTTATTATTTGAAGTTGGTGGTTTTTTCTTTTTCTTATAATGGTTTTACTCTTCAATTTTGCCCTTTGAGATAGTATCTTTATGGGAGAATACATCAAATTAAAAATAGTTAGATTATTAGATTTATGAGTGCTAGTGTTAAAATTGGCGATTTAGTAATTAATTCAGAGAATATTTTTCATCTATTGGCTGAGAAGCAGATGATTGCACCTTTAGCCAGAGAAATTATTATTGATAGCGCGATCGCATCTATTCCTTGTAGTGAAGAAGAAATCAAGGTTGCCGAGCAACAATTTTTTTGGCAAATGCAGATGAATCCTCAAGATACAGAAAAACTAAATATATGGTTAGAGAGAAATTATCTTACTAGAGAGCAATTGCAACAACGTATTTTAAGACCTATTAGACTGGAAAAATATAAAGAACAAACATGGGGAGAACAGTTAGAATCATATTATCTCAAAAGAAAGAATCAATTAGATAAAGTTCTTTATTCTTTGATTAGAACCAAAAATCCGGGAGAAGCTCAAGAATTGTATTTTCGTCTTTGTGAGGGAGAAAGCGATTTTGCCCAGTTAGCCAAACAATATTCCCAAGGCACAGAGTCACAAACAGGAGGTTTAGTGGGGCCAGTAGAATTAAACGTCCCCCATCCTGAAATAGCCCAGAAATTACTAACAGCACAACCAGGGCAAGTTTTACCCCCCACCAGAATAGGGGAATGGATAGTAATTTTGCGTTTAGAGAAATATATTAGTGCCCAATTAGATCAAAATTTACGCCGTCGATTATTAGATGAATTATTTGGGCAATGGATTAATGAGCAAATTAGAGATACTGTAAAAGTGGATTTAGAATTAGTCACTTAAGTTAATTAACCTCTATTCGAAGCCGAAATATCTGACTTAGACAGGTATCAGGTTTCAGGTAGTAGGTTTATAATTATTCTAGTAATTTCTACCCGTTACACTATGACAAAAAATAACTATTACTTTGATGCTGAGGAAAAAAAAAGTTTTGAGTTACCCGGCGCCAAACCCCATTATAATCCTGATCGTTATGGTCAAGTTCAACATATCTGCCTTGATTTGGATTTAGATATACCTAATCAAAGTTTTTCGGGAGTTTGTACCATTACTTTAACTCCTATCCGCAAAAATATCACCCAATTAACCCTTGATGCAGTGGATTTAACCATTGAGTCTGTCTTAATCGATAACATCAGTCAACCCTTTGACTACGATGGCGAAGTTTTAACCATCAACTGCTTACGTCAAACTACAGATGAAGATATAAAAGTAGAAATTTCATATAGTAAAGAAAAACCGCAACGAGGTTTATATTTTATCTCTCCTAATGAACATTATCCTAACAAACCCTCTCAAGTCTGGACTCAAGGAGAAGATGAAGATTCGAGATACTGGTTTCCTTGTTTCGACTATCCGGGGCAATTGGCAACTTCTGAAATAATTGTTAAAGTACCATCAGACTATATTGCTATATCCAACGGTGAGTTAGTTAAAACAGAAGAAAAAGACGATAAAAAAATCTATCATTGGTTACAACCTCAAGTTCACCCTACCTATTTAATGACTCTTGCAGTGGGTAAATTTGCGGAAATAGAAGATAAATGGCAAGACATCCCCGTTAATTATTATGTGGAAAAAGGGCAAGAAACCGAGGGAAAAATTAGCATGGGGAAAACTCCTCAAATGATTGAATTTTTCAGTCAAAAATATGGCTATCCTTACCCATACTCTAAATATGCCCAAGTGTGTGTGGATGATTTTATCTTCGGAGGGATGGAGAACACATCTACTACTTTGTTAACAGATCGTTGTTTATTAGACGAAAAAGCCTCTTTAGATAACCGCAATACCGAGAGTTTGGTTGCCCATGAATTGGCACATCAATGGTTTGGGGATTTAGTCGTAATCAAGCATTGGAGTCACGCTTGGATTAAAGAGGGGGCGGCTTCCTATGCAGAAGTATTATGGACTGAACACGAATATGGCAAGGAGGAGGGGAGTTATTACCTCTTAGGGGAAGCAAGAAACTATTTACAGGAAGATTCCTCCCGTTATCGCCGTCCTATTGTTACCAATGTTTACAGAGAAGCGATTGAATTGTACGATCGCCACTTATACGAAAAAGGTGCTTGTGTTTATCACATGATTAGGGGGATTTTAGGAGAAGAATTATTCGATAAATTTATCCATACTTTTGTCAATGATAATGCCCATAAAACCGTTGAAACTGTAGATTTATTGAGGGCGATTGAGAAAGCGACTGGTTATAATTTAAGCCCATTGTTTGATCAATATGTTTTTCGAGGAGGACATCCTGATTTTAAAATAAATTATAGTTGGGATAGTGATGCTAATTTAGCCTGTATAACCATTAAGCAAACTCAAGCTAAAGAAGAAGATGGTAAATTTAAAGACTTATTTACCTTAAAAATTCCTCTTGCTTTTGGTTATATTAAAGAAGGAGAAACACCAGAAATAGTTAACTTTTCTCTTAAACTCAATCAACCTGAACATAGCTTCTATTTTCCCTTAACAAAAAAACCAGATTTTATCACCTTTGATGTGGGTAACTATCACTTAAAAACCGTCAAATTAGACTATGGTTTCAGTGAATTAAAAGCCCAATTAAATCATGATCCTGATATTATATCCCGTATCTACGCTGCGATCGCCCTTGGGAAGAAAGGGAATTTAGAAGCAGTGAAAACCTTAAGGGAGGTGTTAGAAAAAGAAGTATTTTGGGGATTAAAGGTAGAAATTGCCAAACAATTAGGCAAAATCAAACTAAATCAAGCAGAATCCGCTTTAATTGCTAATCTTAACCAATCCCATCCCAAAGTCAGAAAAGCGATTATTGAGGCATTAACCCACCATAAAAGCGAAGCCAGTTATCAGGCGTTAAAAAATATCGTCATCAACGGCGATGAAAGCTACTATGTGGAATCTTCTGCCATTAGTGGCTTAAGCAAGTTAACCACTGGAAGCCTTGAGGAGAAACAGTCAGAAGTGATTAGTCTCCTTGAACAAATTTTAACGGAAAAAAGCGGTTGGAATGAGATTATTCGCTCCTCGGCAATCACTGGCTTATCCCATCTCAAAACCAATGAAAAAGCCGCCGACATTATCGCTCAATATACCGCATTAGGCATTCCTCAACCCTTACGCTTAACTGCTATTCGTTGCTTAGGTGCGATCGCATCTGGGCAAAAACCTGATAAACTAACAAGTATCTTTGAAAAATTCGAGGATTTAATGGCGGATACATTCTTTTTGACTCAAATATCATTAATCAGTGGTTTAGGGCAAATAGAAGACAGTAGAGCTATCAATCTATTAACAATTTTGGCGGATACCAGCCCTGATGGAAGGGTTAAAATGAGGGCTGAAGAAACCATTAATCAGGTACGAAGCAAATTGAGCAAAGATAAAACTTTAAAAGATTTGCAGAGAGAAATGGACAAACTTAAGGAGGAAAATAAAGACTTACAAAGTCGTCTAGCTAAATTAGAAGCTAAATAATTAAATTAGGAATTAGGAATTAGGAATATTAAAATCTCTATAATCTTAATATTGATAACTTTTGAATGCCCCTCAAATCAGTACATTAATCATTATAAACAAGATTATTACTTATCTCTACCTCCCCAATTACTTTCACTGGAATTAACACATGGAAGGTTGCATTCTCAGCAAAGCTAAGGCGCTGTGCGATCGCATCTGTTTGGCTTATAATTCTCTTAATATGATGTAAATAGCCTAAGCGGAAAAAGCAAAAACATCCACTTGTATTGATCTAGTTGGTTGGCTATTACTATGAACAATTAGACGAATATTTTCAGCAATTTCACTACTAAAAATGACTTCACCACAACGTTGACAAACTTGAGCGGGAATCCCCTCTACTATAACCAATTTACCGTCAATTTCAAAAGTCTCTTTGACTAATTCTTCCTTAATTTCGTTAGAGCCACAGATATGACATTTATTCATGATTATCTCCTTTGAGAGTAATTGATCCAATCTTGAGGATCTGGTTCATATAAAGTAATAATAGTAAGTATATCAGCATCTTTTCTCGATACTTGTAAATGTAAAAAACGTTGATTAATTGTT is a window from the Cyanobacterium sp. Dongsha4 genome containing:
- a CDS encoding sensor histidine kinase, which translates into the protein MSDIDNLKIELNKTKIAYQEALQNSRLKAGFMGRIAHEIRSPLSSLMGLHQLIINDLCESREEEREFIVEAYQYAKKLMAIIDQFVEVSKLEIGRINPEIEIVNLSELLSDIHSLIYLEAANKNLKIKLEMTENSQDLIVKTDRGKLINIIFLLLEIIIDYSEMGEILLSASKNNEGVNININFPCKSFNMSENIDLLKSPIEELKQLNKLPQLSNGMKLMLTENVLNILGGYSTLKQIQETETTQWQLFLPTEIV
- a CDS encoding GNAT family N-acetyltransferase; translation: MNCSHIEFCTDKTKIDLVQLQDLYKVTAFWAKNRSLSDIEIAITHSNPVVSVWDRQRLIGSARATSDGIYRATIWDVVIHPDYQGLGLGRKLVETIISHPLLNRVERVYLTTTHQQKFYQKIGFQENSTTTMVLYNRYPTPNELVKQSQSEEITAIV
- a CDS encoding response regulator transcription factor yields the protein MSRILVIDDDPAITELVSINLEMAGYTTAQAEDGIKGQALALQMQPDLIMLDLMLPKVDGLTVCQRLRRDERTANIPVLMLTALGQTQDKVDGFNAGADDYLTKPFEVEEMLARVKALLRRSERTSPVAKHSEILSYGPLTLVPERFEAIWFEKTIKLTHLEFELLHCLLQRHGQTVPPSDILKEVWGYDPDDDIETIRVHVRHLRTKLEPDPRKPRYIKTVYGAGYCLELNTDN
- a CDS encoding peptidylprolyl isomerase, whose amino-acid sequence is MSASVKIGDLVINSENIFHLLAEKQMIAPLAREIIIDSAIASIPCSEEEIKVAEQQFFWQMQMNPQDTEKLNIWLERNYLTREQLQQRILRPIRLEKYKEQTWGEQLESYYLKRKNQLDKVLYSLIRTKNPGEAQELYFRLCEGESDFAQLAKQYSQGTESQTGGLVGPVELNVPHPEIAQKLLTAQPGQVLPPTRIGEWIVILRLEKYISAQLDQNLRRRLLDELFGQWINEQIRDTVKVDLELVT
- a CDS encoding M1 family metallopeptidase, coding for MTKNNYYFDAEEKKSFELPGAKPHYNPDRYGQVQHICLDLDLDIPNQSFSGVCTITLTPIRKNITQLTLDAVDLTIESVLIDNISQPFDYDGEVLTINCLRQTTDEDIKVEISYSKEKPQRGLYFISPNEHYPNKPSQVWTQGEDEDSRYWFPCFDYPGQLATSEIIVKVPSDYIAISNGELVKTEEKDDKKIYHWLQPQVHPTYLMTLAVGKFAEIEDKWQDIPVNYYVEKGQETEGKISMGKTPQMIEFFSQKYGYPYPYSKYAQVCVDDFIFGGMENTSTTLLTDRCLLDEKASLDNRNTESLVAHELAHQWFGDLVVIKHWSHAWIKEGAASYAEVLWTEHEYGKEEGSYYLLGEARNYLQEDSSRYRRPIVTNVYREAIELYDRHLYEKGACVYHMIRGILGEELFDKFIHTFVNDNAHKTVETVDLLRAIEKATGYNLSPLFDQYVFRGGHPDFKINYSWDSDANLACITIKQTQAKEEDGKFKDLFTLKIPLAFGYIKEGETPEIVNFSLKLNQPEHSFYFPLTKKPDFITFDVGNYHLKTVKLDYGFSELKAQLNHDPDIISRIYAAIALGKKGNLEAVKTLREVLEKEVFWGLKVEIAKQLGKIKLNQAESALIANLNQSHPKVRKAIIEALTHHKSEASYQALKNIVINGDESYYVESSAISGLSKLTTGSLEEKQSEVISLLEQILTEKSGWNEIIRSSAITGLSHLKTNEKAADIIAQYTALGIPQPLRLTAIRCLGAIASGQKPDKLTSIFEKFEDLMADTFFLTQISLISGLGQIEDSRAINLLTILADTSPDGRVKMRAEETINQVRSKLSKDKTLKDLQREMDKLKEENKDLQSRLAKLEAK
- a CDS encoding YgiT-type zinc finger protein, with translation MNKCHICGSNEIKEELVKETFEIDGKLVIVEGIPAQVCQRCGEVIFSSEIAENIRLIVHSNSQPTRSIQVDVFAFSA